GCGAAGCGCGGCGAGCGGCTGTTCTTCAGCGAAGAGCAGGAGTGCCACCATTGCCACGGCGGCCTCAACCTGACAGACTCGATCCGCCACCAGCGGACGGCCTTCGTGGAGACGGCGTTCCACAACACCGCGCTCTACAACCTGGACGGCAAGGGCGCGTACCCGGAGCAGAACAGCGGCCTGCGCGAGATCACTGGCCGCCCGGAGGACATGGGGAAGTTCCGGACGCCATCCTTGCGGAACGTCACGCTGACGGCCCCGTACATGCACGACGGCAGCATCCCGACCCTGGACGCAGTGCTGGACCACTACCGCGAGGGCGGGCGGACGATCGCCGAGGGGCCGCACGCGGGCGCTGGGAAGCTCAGCCCGCTCAAGAGCATCTTCATCGTGGGGTTCCCGCTCACGAAGGACGACCGCGCGGCCCTGCTGGCGTTTCTGGAGAGCCTGACGGACGAGAGCTTCGTGCGGGATCCGCGCTACAGCGACCCGTTCAAAGCGCCGTAGAGCCGAGGCTCGGAAGCGGGACCGGGGCGGCACATTCGTGCAATGCGTGCAACATATCATGTCATCCTGAGCGCAGCGAAGGACCTCACCCGCTGACGCGACTGATGAGGGTCAGCGGGTGAGGTCCAGGGCGATTGCACGTTGAGCAGGTCGCGCAGCGTCGTCGGGGCTTGAAAGCCCCGCCTACCATCCTGCAGTCGCTTCGCGACGCTCCAGTCTGACCGGTCGACGCTGTTCCCGGCTGCCGTCGCGCAGCGACGGAGCGAGTGTGGGCGGGGGTTTCAACCCCCGACTGCGCGTTTCACGGCGTTGCGGGAACATCAACAAACGTGCAATCACCCTGGGGTGAGGTCCTTCGCTGCGCTCAGGATGACAGGGGGAGTCTCGAACGCGGCATGCTGAATCGACGTGGAGGGCCGTTCTTGCTGTCCTTCATCACACGCCATCAACCCTCGACACGGTGGCTTCGCGAGCAGTGGCGCAGTGGCTACGCTGGCATGGTGACGATGGCCCGGCCGACGATCTCCCCGCGATTGAGCGCATCGTAGGCGGCGGCGGCCTCGGCCAGCGTGTACCGGCGCGTCACCGCGCGGGCCACGTCCACCGCGCCCTGCCGCGCCAGCTCGATGACCTCGGGGAGGTCGGCGCGGGTGCTCGCGCCGTACGAGCCGACGATGCTGACGCCGCGCCGGACCAGCGGCGTGATCTCGACCGGGGCCGTCGAGCCGGCCGCCGCGATCCCCACCATCACCGCGCGCCCGCCCGCCCGCACGATGCTCGTCGCCTGGACGAACGTCTCGGGCCGGCCCAGCGCCTCAAACGCGACATCCACGCCGCGCCCATCCGTCAGCTCGCGGATGCGCGCCCCCACGTCCTCCGTTGCGCCGTTGATAGCGTGCGTCGCGCCGAGCGCGCGGGCCGCCGCCAGCTTCTCATCGCGCACGTCGATGGCGACGATGGGGTACGCGCCGAACGCCCGCGCCAACTGGATCACGTTCGACCCGACGCCGCCCGTCGCCACCACGGCCACCGACTCGCCGGCTCGTAGCTGCGCGCCGCGTCGAACGGCCCCGTAGGCGGTGAACACGGCACAGCCCAGGATGGCCGCCTCGGCAAATGGCAGATCATCTGGCAGCGGCGCGACGCCGGTGGCCGGGATCACGGCGTACTCGGCCAGCCCGCCCATCGAGTACATCCAGACCGGCGAGCCGTCCGGCCGGAACAGGCGGGTGTCCCCATCGTACAGCTTGCCGCCGAGCCGGTTGACCGTGAAGAACGTCTCGCACAGGCCGTCCTGGCCCCGCACGCAGTAGTAGCAGGCGCCGCACGGCATGATGAACCCGCCGACGACGCGCCGCCCGACGGCCAGCCGCGCCGCGTCCGTAGGCGAGAGGCCCGGGCCATGCGCGACGACGGTCCCCGAGACCTCGTGCCCAAGCACGCAGGGGACCGGAAAGCGGACCTCGGCCTTCACCACGTGCAGGTCGGTGTGACAGACGCCGCAGGCCGCGACCTTGACCAGCACCTCGCCGGCCCGAGGCTCCGGCGTCGGGATCTCTTCCAGGGCCATCGGCTGCCCGATGGCATTCAGCACGACCGCTTGCATCGGCTCGCCCTCCCGGCCCCGAGAGGATACCGCGAGCGGGTCGGGCGGCGGGGTCGACCAGGGCAGCGGGGTCGACCAGGGCAGCGGGAAGGCCGGCCGACGAGGAAGGCTGGCCGACGGAGGCGTGGGCCAGCGGCTCGTCAGTCTTCCTCGCGCCGCCGCTCCAGCAGATAGCCCACAATGGCAAGCCCCGCCCCGATGGCGATCATCCACCAGGTGATGTCGGCGAGCCAGGCGATGGCGATCATGGCGACGAACATGATCGCCATCATCGGAGTCGAATACGTCCTCATGCCGATGGTCAGCGCTCCGGCGGATGTTGGCCGGCCCACATCGTCTCGCGCGGCCGGCGCCAGGAGTGTACCGGCCGCGAGGCTGCCGCCCCCAGGCGATCTGCCCCTCGGCGAGGGCAATTGCCTGTTCGTTGGTGTTCCCAGAACGCGCAAGACGCGCCCGGTGACACCAACTGCGACCAACAGCGGCAGCGTGAGCCGTTCACAACCAGGGGAGAACACGCTTGCGCACGTCTCGTGGCACCTCGGGATGATCGAGGCGCCGATCGGGGTGATGGGCGAGCACGGCACCGCAACAATGAGAGAGGGTGGTGGATCATGGGTCGTAGGTCGTGGGAAGAGGCGAACTCCCACGACCTACGACCTACGATCCACCACCCTCTCTCTCATTGACATGGCGGGGGAAAAGGCGCATCCTGAAGCTGTGGCCAGGCCTCGTCATCACGTCATGGGACGGGGAGTGCCACATCAGGGGACGCAGCCGCTCCACCAGACGACGGACAGCCTCTGCCGAAGGGAGGCAGGCAGTCGGCCCGTACGGAGGCGCCGCTGTGAGGCGCGCGGGAGCGTCGGGGTGCGAGACTGGCAATGGCAGATCTGAGCGGCCGGCAGCTTGGGCCGTACCTGCTCCAGCGCAAGCTGGGCCAGGGCGGCATGGGCGCGGTCTACGTCGGCGTCCACAAGACGCTGCAGACCGAGCGCGCCATCAAGGTGCTGCTGCCCACCGAGGTTGACGAGGCCGTCGTCGAGCGGTTCGTGCGCGAGGGCGTGATCTCCGCCTCGCTGCGCCACCCCAACATCGTCGAGATCTTCGACGTTGGCGAGCAGGACGACATCCACTTCCTGGTGATGGAGCTGGTGGAGGGCGTCTCGCTGCTCCAGCTGCTGCGGAAGGAAGGCGCGGTCCCGCTCGACCGCGTGGTGGTGATGCTGCGGCAGGTCGCCTCGGCGCTGGACTATGCCCATGCGCGCGGCGTCGTGCACCGCGACATCAAGCCCTCGAACATCATCGTCGGGCCGGACGACGAGGTCACGCTGATCGACTTCGGCATCGCCCGGGCGATGGACGAGTCCCGCCTGACGCGCGTTGGGATGGTCGTCGGCACCTTCGAGTACATGGCCCCGGAGATCGTCACCGAGGGCGGCGGCAGCCCCGGCGCGGATCGGTACGCCCTGGGGGTGGTGGCGTACCAGATGCTGACGGGCCGGACGCCGTTCGGCGGCGAGTCCGCCCACTCGATCATGTACAAGCAGGTTCACGAGACGCCGCCCCCGCCGACGCGCTTCCGGGGCGACCTGCCGCCCGGCGTCGACGTGGTGCTCTTGCGGCAGCTTGCCAAGCAGCCGGAGGCGCGCTTTGCCTCGTCGCAGGCGTTCGTCGATGCGCTCTCGGAGGTCGCCCAGCAAGGCCCCCTGACCGAAGACGCCACGTCTCTGGGCGAGGTGACCCGGCCCGGCTTCGAGCCGCCAACGCCCGGCAGCGGGCAGACGCCGTTCCCACGCTCCGGCCGCGCGACGCGCCCGGCCCCCGCGCCCGGCCCTGCTCCCGCGCCGGCCGCCACCATGACGCCGCCCGGCGCGACGGCCCTCCCGGGCGCCGGGACGCGGCCGGCCCCGCCGCCGCCGCTGACCAGCCCCGGCACCCAGCCGAGCACGACGCCGGCGCCCTTTGCGCCCCGCACACCGATCCCCGCCGCGCCGGCCGCGGCCTATACGCCCCGGCCAGCAGCCCCGCCGACTTCGGCAACGTGGCCCGGAGCGCCGGCCGCGCCGGGCACCGTCCTGGGTGCTCCCGCGCTGCAGCAACCGAAGAGGTCGTCAGCAGGACTGATCGTCGGGATCATGGTGGCGACGCTGCTGATGCTCGTCGTGATCATGGTCGTCGTCTGGCCCATCCAACAGCGTGTCAGCGACCTCGTATCCGGGGTGTTGGGAACGGCGACGACAGCCCCGGCGACGAAGCCGGCCGCCACCGCCGCCCCGACCGTCCCACCCACGAGCGCGCCGGCCGCCGTTCAGCCGAAGCCCGCCCCCACAACGCCGCCGACTGCCGTCCAGCCACCGGCAGGCGCGCCGGCCCCGGCCCAGCCGAAGCCGGCCGTCACGCCGGAGCCGCCCCGCGCGCCGACGGCCCCGCCCACATCAGCCGCGCCGCCAACCCTCACGGCGGACCAGCGGCTGGCCCAGGCCCGCGCCGCCTCGGCCGCCGGCAACCACGCCTCGGCCCTCTCGATGCTCGACGATCTGCGCCGGGGCAACACCGGCGTGCCGGGCCTGGACGACGCCCAGTACGACGTGCACATGGCGTTCGGACGGTCGCTGCTGGACGGCGGCAACATCGACGGCAGCATCGAGCAGTTCGAGTCGGCGCTGAAGGTGCGCCCGGGCGACGGGGCGGCCCAGGATGGGCGCAAACAGGCGCTCCTGACCAGGAACTACGCGCAGATGGAAGCGGCCTGGGACCGGGATCAGGAGCTGGCGATCAAGCTGCTCGAAGAGAACATGCAGCTCGACGCGAACTTCCGCGAAACCCGCCAGAAGTTGTATGCGTTACTGATCATGAAGGCGGATCGGCTGCTCGGTGCAGGCGAGCACGATGCGGCGTTCCCGGTCCTGATGCGGGCGCTGGACATCCTCCCGGACGCTGGCGAGGCGCAGATGCGGCTGGTGAGCTACACCCCGACGCCCGTGCCGACCGCCACGCCGCGCCCGGTTGTTGTGCCGCAGCAGCCAGCGCAGCAGCAGCAGACGGCCCCCCAGACGCAGCCTCGGCCCAGTGGCGGCTCGTACACGCCGCCAGCGCCAGCACCGAGCAGCTCTGGCGGATCGAGCTGCCCAGGTGGAGTGTGCCCATAAGCAGGATGCAGCGCGAGGAGGCGAGAGCGGGCCAGACACCTGGTCCCGACCGGGACTATCGGGACCACACGCGCCGCCGGTGCAACGCCGTGCCGGTGGATGCAGGCGTTCGCGGCGTGCATCGGGAAGGGGGCAGCCTGATGTTCAACAGACAGCAGAGACTCGGGCGGACGGTGGTGCGGGCCGCCCTGGCGTTGGCGCTGGCGGTCGTGCTGACCGTCCAGCCCCGGGCGACCGAGCAGGCGCTCGGCCAGGAAGTGCCGCAGCAGATCTGTGGCTCGCAGGGCACTGGCGAGCCGATGTCCATCGGGCAGCCCGGCGCGGACGGCTGGGTCAGCGATCAGGAGGCGCTCGGCGGGCCGGGCGAGGTCCGGCGCTACCGTTTCAGCGTCAAGGAGCGCGGCACGGCGTTCGTGTATGTCGGCGACCAGTGGTACGACCTGAACCTGGGCCTGTTCTCGATGAAGACGGGCACCGACGTCGGGTGCTGGTCCGTCCAGGTGAAGGGCACGTCCACCGAGTCCGAGCGGCGCAAGCTCGGGTTCGTGCGGCCCGACGAGCGCGCCATCGAGGTGGAGGACGGCGACTACATCCTGACGGCCCGCCCGGCCGACGGCGCGATGGTGGATCCGCGCCGCAAGTTCACGGTCCGCGTGGCGGTCGGCCCGCGCATCTGCGCGCTGATCCCGGCCAACATCCCGGACCAGGCGTACCCCGGCATGACCAACAAGCCGGAGAACCCGGACCTGTTCCAACTGGGCGTCTCGCTCCAGCCAGATCCGGCCGAACTGAGCCAGTTCTCGCTGATGAGCTTCAACGCGTACCTCTCGCCGCCGTTCACCGACCTGTTCGATTTCGTGTGGGAGCTTGATGGGCAGGTGGTGCCGGGCGTGGCCGAGGCGACGTTCCTCAAGCCGTACGCCGAGCTGCCCAAGACGCCGCTTGGCATCCACACGGTCAAGCTGACGGCCATCGGGGCGCGCGAGTACAAGGATCCGACGGAGGCGCAGTTCAACATCCTGCCGTTCGGCGGCGGGAGCCGGAGCGTGGTCTGCCAGTTCCGCGGCCCCTCCTGACGGAGAATCGTCAGGTATACAGATGCTGTATCAGCCGGCCTCGTCGTAGCGCCCCTGGACGAGCGCGGCCACCGTCGGCGGCAGGGCCTGGGCGTCGCCGCCGACCAGCGGAACGGCCGGCTCGAAGCCGTGCGTGGCGAGGATCGATTGGCCGGCCTCGGAGAGCAGAAACCGGAGAAACGCCGTCGCGCCCTCGGGATTAGCGGCGCTGGTCGGGATCGTCGCGCCGTAGGCCAGCGGCCGGCCCCGGAAGGTCTGCCCGAGCGGGTTGGTGTACGAGACCCGCGCGTAGAAGGCGGCCAGCAAGGGGTTCCCCTGATCGATTTCGTCAGGAAGCATGATCATCGGTAGGCCGAGGCGGGCGGCCGTGGTGGCGTGCGTCAGGTGGGCGTCCGCGCGCCCCTCGATCAGCGGGGTGAAGTCCCCACCCACGACGATCCGATCCTCGCTGTTCTCGCCCTGCAGCAGCCGATCTCCAAGGCCTGGGATGCCGTAGTGCAGCTCGGCCAGGCGGCAAGCCAGCACGCCTCGGTAGCCGCCAGGATCGTTGCGGGGATCGCCGCGCTTGAAGACGAACCCCGGCCGCTGGGCCACCTCGTACCAGGGGACCGCGCCGGCCGCCGCCGCGTCAAGCTCGGCGCGGAACCGGCTGCGCGGACTGTAGACCAGGGCCATCCGCTGTCGACAGAAGATGACCAGCCAGCGCGCGGCCGGGGTGTGCTCCGCGCCGAACAACACCGACTCGATCACCTGGGCGTCGGCGCTGGCGAAGAGATCCGCCTGCAACTCGCCGGCCCGGATGCCGTTTGCCAGCGCGACGGACGGTCCGCCGTGCGTCTCAGACGGTGGGCCGCCGGCCGACAGCAGCGCGTGGCGCAGCTCGGCCATCGCGGCGTTCAACGAGCCGGCGTGGTAGACGGCGATGGGCGAGGACCGATCGGGCACGGTACGCCTCCACAGGACGATCGCATGATACGCGAGCGGTGCAGGGTCTCCAGGCCGTCGCGGGCATGGCCGGTCCATCGAGAACAGGGAGGGTCGGAGCGGTCGCCGCTGCGGAGGGGAACCGGCGACCGCTCCGACCCGCGTCATCCGCCTCCCCCACAGACGCGGATGACGAGCCAGCGTGGGGCCCGGGGCGGGCGCCGGCGCCGCGTGAGCACCTGTGCCGCGTGGGCCGCGAAGATCTCGTTGGAGAACCGCCTCAGGAGCCGGCGCGGCCGCTCGTAGCCGCGCCGGCCCGTGCGGAGGAGAGACATGACCCCGGACACGGGCAGACCGAGACCATGAGACAGCGCGCGGTGCGAACACGCGCCATCATCCAGCAGGAGCGACGGCCAGGAGGCGCACATCCCGGCCCGGAAACGACACCGACGGCGAGTGAGCCAGCAGGCCAGCCCGCCTGCCACAATCTACTCAATCAATGAATAGGTTGTCAAGCGAGCGTCGTCGTCGCGTCGTCGATTCTGGCGCGCGCCTGCGCGGACGCCGCACCATCCCTGTTGGAGGTACGCACGACGATGGCTCCACTCTTCGGCCTGCACATGCCCAACTTCAGCCACCACGATCTTCCCCCCGACCAGCTCTTTGACCGGGTCGTGGCGCAGGCGCAGGCGGCCGAGGCGGCCGGCTTCGACCTCCTCACCGTCATGGACCACTTCTACCAGATCGGCGTCGTCGGGCCGGAGACCGAGCCGATGCTCGAAGCGTACGCCGTGCTGGCGGCGCTGGCTCAGGCCACGAGCCGCATCAGCCTGGGCACGCTGGTCACCGGGGTGACGTACCGCAACCCGGCCCTGCTGGTGAAGACCGTCACCACCCTCGACATCATCTCGAAGGGGCGGGCGATCCTGGGCATCGGGGCGGCCTGGAACGAGTCAGAGCACACCGGCTACGGCTTCACGTTCCCGCCGGTCCGCGAGCGGATGGACCGGCTGGGCGAGGCGCTGACCATCGCGCAGCTGATGTTCGCC
This genomic window from Chloroflexota bacterium contains:
- a CDS encoding extracellular solute-binding protein; the protein is MPDRSSPIAVYHAGSLNAAMAELRHALLSAGGPPSETHGGPSVALANGIRAGELQADLFASADAQVIESVLFGAEHTPAARWLVIFCRQRMALVYSPRSRFRAELDAAAAGAVPWYEVAQRPGFVFKRGDPRNDPGGYRGVLACRLAELHYGIPGLGDRLLQGENSEDRIVVGGDFTPLIEGRADAHLTHATTAARLGLPMIMLPDEIDQGNPLLAAFYARVSYTNPLGQTFRGRPLAYGATIPTSAANPEGATAFLRFLLSEAGQSILATHGFEPAVPLVGGDAQALPPTVAALVQGRYDEAG
- a CDS encoding protein kinase — translated: MADLSGRQLGPYLLQRKLGQGGMGAVYVGVHKTLQTERAIKVLLPTEVDEAVVERFVREGVISASLRHPNIVEIFDVGEQDDIHFLVMELVEGVSLLQLLRKEGAVPLDRVVVMLRQVASALDYAHARGVVHRDIKPSNIIVGPDDEVTLIDFGIARAMDESRLTRVGMVVGTFEYMAPEIVTEGGGSPGADRYALGVVAYQMLTGRTPFGGESAHSIMYKQVHETPPPPTRFRGDLPPGVDVVLLRQLAKQPEARFASSQAFVDALSEVAQQGPLTEDATSLGEVTRPGFEPPTPGSGQTPFPRSGRATRPAPAPGPAPAPAATMTPPGATALPGAGTRPAPPPPLTSPGTQPSTTPAPFAPRTPIPAAPAAAYTPRPAAPPTSATWPGAPAAPGTVLGAPALQQPKRSSAGLIVGIMVATLLMLVVIMVVVWPIQQRVSDLVSGVLGTATTAPATKPAATAAPTVPPTSAPAAVQPKPAPTTPPTAVQPPAGAPAPAQPKPAVTPEPPRAPTAPPTSAAPPTLTADQRLAQARAASAAGNHASALSMLDDLRRGNTGVPGLDDAQYDVHMAFGRSLLDGGNIDGSIEQFESALKVRPGDGAAQDGRKQALLTRNYAQMEAAWDRDQELAIKLLEENMQLDANFRETRQKLYALLIMKADRLLGAGEHDAAFPVLMRALDILPDAGEAQMRLVSYTPTPVPTATPRPVVVPQQPAQQQQTAPQTQPRPSGGSYTPPAPAPSSSGGSSCPGGVCP
- a CDS encoding zinc-binding dehydrogenase, translated to MQAVVLNAIGQPMALEEIPTPEPRAGEVLVKVAACGVCHTDLHVVKAEVRFPVPCVLGHEVSGTVVAHGPGLSPTDAARLAVGRRVVGGFIMPCGACYYCVRGQDGLCETFFTVNRLGGKLYDGDTRLFRPDGSPVWMYSMGGLAEYAVIPATGVAPLPDDLPFAEAAILGCAVFTAYGAVRRGAQLRAGESVAVVATGGVGSNVIQLARAFGAYPIVAIDVRDEKLAAARALGATHAINGATEDVGARIRELTDGRGVDVAFEALGRPETFVQATSIVRAGGRAVMVGIAAAGSTAPVEITPLVRRGVSIVGSYGASTRADLPEVIELARQGAVDVARAVTRRYTLAEAAAAYDALNRGEIVGRAIVTMPA